From the genome of Chanos chanos chromosome 5, fChaCha1.1, whole genome shotgun sequence, one region includes:
- the pdca gene encoding phosducin a has translation MSGTAIDDDDQQAIHTGPKGVINDWRKFKLESVDHESTPQQKRELLRQMSNPKPTEDTRERLYRKMSVQEYELIQEEDERCLRKYRKQCMQEMHERLSFGPKFDGVFELESGEAFLDVIEKEHRLTLVVVHIYADDVKGCEELNSCLTCLAAEYPNVKFCRIRAADTGAGERFSDDVLPALLVYKAGEILGNFLCITKHFNEEFFATDVEAFLNEYGLLPEKEFAACPDDEEEANVE, from the exons ATGTCAGGCACTGCCATTGACGACGATGACCAGCAGGCCATACACACAG GACCCAAAGGGGTGATCAATGATTGGAGGAAGTTCAAACTGGAGAGTGTGGACCATGAGAGCACCccacagcaaaagagagagctCCTAAGGCAGATGTCCAACCCCAAGCCCACTGAGGACACTCGTGAAAGACTCTACCGCAAG ATGAGCGTTCAGGAGTACGAGCTGATCCAGGAGGAGGACGAGAGGTGTCTGCGCAAGTACCGCAAACAGTGCATGCAGGAGATGCACGAACGCCTGAGTTTCGGCCCCAAGTTTGACGGCGTCTTTGAGCTGGAAAGCGGCGAGGCCTTCTTGGACGTCATCGAGAAGGAACATCGCCTCACACTGGTGGTGGTGCACATCTACGCCGATGATGTCAAAGGCTGCGAGGAGCTCAACAGCTGCCTGACTTGCCTGGCTGCCGAGTATCCCAATGTCAAGTTTTGTCGTATCCGTGCCGCCGACACTGGAGCCGGAGAACGCTTCTCTGACGACGTGCTACCCGCCCTGCTGGTCTACAAAGCCGGCGAGATCCTGGGCAACTTCTTGTGCATAACGAAGCACTTCAATGAGGAGTTCTTCGCCACCGACGTGGAGGCTTTCCTAAATGAGTATGGCCTTTTGCCAGAGAAAGAATTTGCAGCCTGCCCAGATGATGAGGAAGAAGCAAATGTGGAATGA